One window of Trichoderma breve strain T069 chromosome 3, whole genome shotgun sequence genomic DNA carries:
- a CDS encoding metallo-beta-lactamase superfamily domain-containing protein, with the protein MDNRPKPRFATPLPQSPRSDVLEWKFPKPHSQLVLTGRSRAAWHTSFVIPSLNLLLDAGLVVNNQRPKHIFLTHGHSDHTLLAPAFVKRDDPPDIFCPIEMRTAFDNFVLAKTILNLGGEIGPEDADIRGLPIDDQIVARSEELGRTPSSTAFLNTHLTHGLRPGDVVPLRRAQGITATAFHCDHQVPCLGYVFSKTTQRLKPEFASLPGSELQALRKAGTELTAPHTTPIFAFLGDTTAQTLADEPSWLKEGIPVVITECSFLYEEHEAQGIKTKHTSWRDLEKVIRKWPKTTFVLTHFSMRYDDAEIAKFFNEMPEPPENMVVWADLEC; encoded by the coding sequence ATGGATAACCGACCAAAACCGCGGTTCGCCACTCCTTTACCGCAATCCCCTCGATCCGACGTGCTCGAGTGGAAATTCCCCAAACCGCACAGCCAGCTCGTCCTCACAGGCCGGTCCCGAGCTGCCTGGCACACATCATTCGTGATTCCCTCGCTCAATCTTCTACTAGACGccggcctcgtcgtcaacaATCAGCGTCCCAAGCACATCTTCTTGACACACGGCCACAGCGACCACACGCTGTTAGCGCCGGCATTCGTGAAGCGCGATGATCCGCCCGATATTTTCTGTCCCATTGAGATGAGGACTGCCTTTGACAATTTCGTCCTCGCCAAGACGATACTCAATCTTGGAGGCGAGATTGGGCCTGAAGACGCAGATATACGAGGGCTTCCCATAGACGACCAAATAGTTGCGAGGAGCGAGGAATTGGGCCGGACTCCCTCTTCTACGGCTTTTCTCAACACGCATCTCACTCACGGCTTACGTCCCGGCGATGTTGTGCCTCTCCGCCGCGCTCAGGGCATCACGGCCACGGCTTTTCATTGTGACCACCAAGTTCCCTGCCTAGGCTACGTCTTTAGCAAAACCACGCAGCGTCTCAAGCCCGAATTCGCCTCTTTGCCGGGTTCCGAACTTCAAGCACTGCGCAAGGCCGGCACTGAGCTCACGGCTCCTCATACCACGCCTATATTTGCCTTCTTAGGCGATACGACAGCCCAGACGCTGGCTGATGAACCGTCATGGTTGAAAGAGGGTATTCCCGTCGTCATCACAGAGTGCAGCTTCCTCTACGAAGAACACGAAGCACAGGGAATAAAGACCAAACACACATCCTGGCGAGATCTAGAAAAAGTCATAAGAAAGTGGCCAAAGACGACCTTTGTCCTAACGCATTTCAGCATGCGGTACGATGACGCCGAAATCGCAAAATTCTTCAACGAGATGCCCGAACCGCCGGAAAACATGGTCGTGTGGGCAGATTTGGAATGctga
- a CDS encoding galactosyl transferase GMA12/MNN10 family domain-containing protein produces MFVGGVRSSKLSALLAGAIIFIIVFAGLVYNQLDSAELPNRTQPNTNSGSVPPPSEPVKPVEPVKPVEPVKPVEPVKPDTSFRDVWFEVHKPSIKPNSSFYQPYGAFKFDLKHDIHFPEPLGEDLCIIDLDNRPFDAPHQIFGPDVMSWEKNPEKVHGLSVGVLNHWLYAKIHGYKYYFVAIEKPEDRRASWKKAPVISTILKQHKVCLYLDSDAIFQNLDLPFEWLLNYWDLDPRNNSLALAVDPNREYNKDKFGKLMLNTGFIVAQNNAKTYEIMDAWAGCPEENGKHPECVEFRTNSPGRPTDQGGFGTFIRYDFPEDIRQLACTDANGFPNSDSECEGRFIRHLWTGKDSWIKVFVGQQVPGGYLELFHKEFLDEKSDFYITEKDLMAKYPPKEETRDPTPEQSQEESQEKSESQLEEKP; encoded by the exons ATGTTTGTCGGTGGTGTTCGATCTTCAAAGCTGTCGGCCTTATTGGccggcgccatcatcttcatcattgtcTTTGCTGGCCTCGTCTACAACCAGCTGGACTCGGCTGAATTGCCCAACAG GACACAGCCAAACACAAACTCCGGCTCAGTGCCTCCGCCATCCGAACCAGTCAAACCTGTCGAGCCAGTGAAGCCCGTCGAACCTGTCAAGCCCGTTGAGCCTGTCAAGCCTGACACCAGCTTCCGCGATGTCTGGTTCGAGGTCCACAAGCCTTCCATCAAGCCCAACTCCAGCTTCTACCAGCCCTATGGCGCCTTCAAGTTCGATCTCAAGCACGACATTCACTTCCCGGAGCCCCTCGGCGAAGATCTCTGCATCATCGACCTCGACAACCGCCCCTTTGATGCGCCTCACCAGATCTTTGGACCCGATGTCATGAGCTGGGAGAAGAACCCGGAAAAGGTTCACGGCCTGTCTGTCGGCGTGCTCAACCACTGGCTTTATG CCAAAATCCACGGCTACAAGTACTACTTTGTCGCCATTGAGAAGCCCGAGGATCGCCGCGCATCCTGGAAGAAGGCCCCCGTCATCTCCACCATCCTCAAGCAGCACAAGGTTTGCTTATATCTCGACTCCGACGCCATCTTCCAGAACCTCGACCTTCCCTTCGAGTGGCTTCTGAACTACTGGGACCTCGACCCTCGCAATAACTCCCTCGCCCTGGCCGTCGACCCCAACCGCGAGTACAACAAGGACAAGTTTGGCAAGCTCATGCTCAACACTGGCTTCATTGTTGCGCAAAACAACGCCAAGACCTATGAGATCATGGACGCTTGGGCAGGATGCCCCGAGGAGAATGGCAAGCACCCCGAATGCGTTGAATTCCGCACCAACTCGCCCGGCCGACCTACCGACCAGGGCGGTTTCGGCACCTTTATTCGATACGATTTCCCCGAAGACATCAGGCAGCTCGCTTGTACCGACGCCAACGGTTTCCCTAACAGCGATTCCGAGTGTGAGGGCCGCTTCATTCGCCATTTGTGGACCGGAAAGGACAGCTGGATCAAGGTCTTTGTCGGCCAGCAGGTTCCTGGAGGCTATCTCGAACTGTTCCACAAGGAGTTCTTGGACGAAAAGTCCGACTTTTACATTACTGAGAAGGACCTCATGGCCAAGTATCCGCCCAAGGAGGAGACTCGGGATCCAACCCCAGAGCAGTCTCAGGAGGAGTCTCAGGAGAAATCCGAGAGCCAACTTGAGGAGAAGCCATGA
- a CDS encoding CLN3 protein domain-containing protein gives MSSRSPSASGLLPMPGAPSSSWAVYSARLKSLVKHPNMRVIVAFWLLGLINNVLYVIILSAAQDLVGSLPKGVVLLADVVPSFFTKLIAPYFIHRIPYPIRVLIFIALSAGGMLMIAITPPSRSVPVKMVGVILASLASGGGELSFLGLTHYYGHVSLAGWGSGTGAAGLVGAGLYVLLTDWWGFTVQQSLLFSACLPAIMFISFFFVLPLDPLRKGSALKEYDAVPERDVEDEVDGDHTEQEIAASTSALLVPEPSVLSANTAYAMTRGESNSLQNNLRRAKALFIPYMAPLLLVYIAEYTINQGVAPTLLFPLESSPFNEFREFYPFYGFLYQVGVFISRSSTSFIRVHYLYLPSLLQVGNLILLTLHAMFFFIPSVYIVFIIIFWEGLLGGAVYVNCFAEIMENVPAEEREFSLSATTVSDSGGICIAGLISIVMETSLCDYQVAHGRDWCQRAAVSHGRGL, from the exons ATGTCAAGCCGCTCCCCGTCTGCGTCCGGGCTTCTCCCCATGCCCGGCGCTCCGTCATCCTCCTGGGCCGTCTACAGCGCCAGGCTGAAGAGCTTGGTGAAGCATCCCAACATGAGGGTCATTGTCGCCTTTTGGTTACTTG gtctcatcaacaatgtGCTCTACGTAATCATCCTCTCGGCCGCGCAAGACCTCGTCGGATCGCTCCCGAAAGGCGTCGTCCTCCTCGCTGATGTCGTTCCCTCgttcttcaccaagctcaTTGCTCCATATTTTATCCATCGCATACCATATCCGATACGagtcctcatcttcatcgcgCTGTCTGCGGGCGGTATGCTGATGATTGCTATTACGCCTCCGTCCAGGTCGGTGCcagtgaagatggtgggagTAATCTTGGCGAGTTTGGCCAGTGGAGGAGGCGAGCTCAGTTTCCTGGGACTGACGCATTATTACGGGCATGTGAGCTTGGCCGGTTGGGGATCTGGCACTGGCGCAGCCGGTCTGGTCGGGGCAGGATTATATGTGCTGTTGACCGATTGGTGGGGGTTTACTGTCCAGCAGAGCTTGCTGTTCTCGGCTTGTCTCCCTGCCATCATGTTCAtcagtttcttcttcgtccttcCCTTAGACCCGCTGCGGAAAGGCAGCGCTTTGAAGGAATATGATGCTGTTCCGGAAAGAGACGTAGAGGACGAAGTGGATGGAGACCACACAGAACAGGAGATTGCAGCTAGCActtctgctctgcttgtCCCTGAGCCGTCTGTCCTATCAGCAAACACTGCATATGCCATGACGCGAGGCGAGTCGAATTCTCTTCAGAACAACTTGCGGAGAGCCAAGGCGCTCTTCATCCCGTATATGGCCCCCTTGCTGCTAGTATACATTGCCGAGTATACCATCAACCAAGGCGTCGCGCCAACGCTGCTCTTCCCACTCGAATCGTCGCCATTCAACGAGTTTCGTGAATTCTACCCGTTCTATGGCTTTCTATATCAAGTCGGCGTCTTCATCTCGCGATCGTCCACATCCTTTATCCGTGTCCACTACTTATACCTCCCATCCCTTCTCCAAGTCGGAAACCTGATTCTCCTAACGCTGCATgccatgttcttcttcattcccTCCGTCTACATAGtattcatcatcatcttctgggaGGGCCTACTAGGCGGCGCCGTCTACGTGAACTGCTTCGCCGAAATCATGGAAAACGTGCCGGCCGAGGAGCGCGAGTTTAGTCTTAGCGCTACAACGGTAAGTGACAGCGGAGGTATTTGTATTGCGGGCTTGATCAGCATCGTGATGGAGACGAGTCTCTGCGATTACCAAGTTGCTCATGGGCGCGATTGGTGCCAGAGGGCTGCGGTTTCACATGGCCGAGGATTATAG
- a CDS encoding cytochrome c/c1 heme lyase domain-containing protein has protein sequence MAEDACPVDHKTRDAWLAHARAAEASKQSQPQSPAQSEASKCPVDHSAAKKPSSSWTQTISSYIWSSPSPTADNLPANHPAIPSTTSPSNLETSRVTSTIPRSFTNSDEYASGNWVYPSEKMFFEAMKRKGYDAREVDMKTVVPIHNAVNERAWQHIKEWEAPYLTDSKCDGPRLSSFANKSTRMTPTARINTILGYTAPFDRHDWVIDRCGVRVDYVIDFYAGRPGGTAGAPSFYLDVRPKLNTLEGVKMRVMRWTGLA, from the exons atgGCAGAAGACGCCTGTCCCGTCGACCACAAAACCCGCGACGCCTGGCTCGCCCACGCCCGCGCCGCCGAAGCCTCCAAGCAATCCCAACCCCAATCTCCCGCCCAAAGCGAAGCATCCAAATGCCCCGTCGATCACTCCGCCGCCAAGAAGCCTTCCTCCTCATGGACCCAGACAATCTCCTCCTACATCTGgtcctctccctcccccaCCGCAGATAACCTCCCCGCAAACCACCCCGCGATACCTTCAACAACCTCACCATCAAACCTCGAAACCTCCCGCGTAACGTCCACTATTCCTCGCTCCTTTACAAACTCCGATGAAT ACGCTTCGGGAAATTGGGTCTATCCCTCGGAGAAGATGTTCTTTGAAGCGATGAAGCGCAAGGGCTACGATGCGCGAGAAGTGGACATGAAGACTGTCGTGCCTATCCACAATGCCGTCAATGAGCGCGCGTGGCAGCATATTAAAGAGTGGGAAGCTCCCTACTTGACCGACTCAAA ATGCGACGGTCCAAGACTCTCCTCCTTCGCCAACAAAAGCACCCGCATGACCCCAACCGCccgcatcaacaccatcctcGGCTACACCGCGCCCTTTGACCGGCACGACTGGGTCATCGACCGCTGCGGCGTCCGCGTCGACTATGTCATCGACTTTTACGCTGGAAGACCTGGCGGCACGGCTGGAGCGCCGAGCTTCTATCTCGATGTCAGGCCGAAGCTGAATACCTTGGAGGGAGTCAAGATGCGGGTCATGAGGTGGACAGGGTTGGCTTGA
- a CDS encoding vitamin b6 photo-protection and homoeostasis domain-containing protein, whose amino-acid sequence MAVHDEPHDEPAEKITDILAWGNDVDIVELDKSGHVQQQWLHAHDGHILPVQLKNKSNGIIYRSVREWRKALFDSFLPAFFSTISSLLANRALLKGLGVGDASSSATFALLLTILKDTTSRIATIVFAHRFGLRIEPDAKRYRFLADLFNDSAFFLELYSPYLGSWGKVIALSTGQALRALCGVAAGASKAALSVHFARQDNLAELNAKEASQETAVGLIGLLVGTLVVKAIEDHSSVVLLMILLVLAHLGTNYLGVRSVCMATLNRQRATILFSEYLKSGVVLSPEQVAERESIVFWSPIIRNNRGNKVVHLEFAESYGHAMSCCDSHDKLIIVDGLKHTRFICSRVPGRLTPIKMLLWEGAQPIDAIRAWFAAMEIAWLMEDGGVYTQKLDELFCDAGVEGNGRKFSIAGKDRDSEFVPQFNSSKLWDELVQKGWNLETQALETTAPVRLQIRKRRAKDL is encoded by the exons ATGGCGGTACATGACGAACCTCACGACGAGCCAGCAGAGAAAATCACCGATATTCTAGCCTGGGGCAACGATGTTGACATTGTAGAGCTCGACAAGTCCGGCCATGTGCAACAGCAGTGGCTCCACGCCCACGACGGCCACATCTTGCCA GTCCAGCTCAAGAACAAATCCAACGGCATAATCTACCGCTCTGTCCGAGAATGGCGCAAAGCCTTGTTTGACTCGTTTCTCCCA GCCTTCTTTTCAACCATTagctctcttcttgccaATCGTGCTCTTCTCAAAGGTCTCGGCGTTGGAGATGCATCGTCTTCGGCCACGTTTGCCCTCCTTCTCACCATCCTCAAAGATACCACGTCTCGCATTGCAACGATTGTGTTTGCCCACCGCTTTGGCCTTCGAATCGAACCAGACGCCAAGCGATACCGATTTCTAGCCGATCTTTTCAACGACAGTGCCTTCTTTCTGGAGCTCTACAGTCCGTATCTAGGCTCCTGGGGCAAGGTTATCGCGCTCAGTACTGGTCAAGCACTCCGGGCGTTGTGCGGTGTTGCCGCTGGTGCCAGCAAGGCAGCTCTTAGTGTGCACTTTGCCAGGCAAGATAATCTCGCTGAACTCAATGCAAAAGAGGCTAGCCAGGAGACAGCCGTGGGCTTGATCGGCCTGCTTGTGGGAACGTTGGTGGTGAAGGCGATTGAGGATCATTCAAGTGTTGTGCTTTTGATGATTCTCCTCGTCCTTGCCCATCTTGGTACAAACTATCTTGGCGTTCGCAGCGTCTGCATGGCTACGCTCAACCGACAACGCGCAACAATCCTATTCAGCGAATACCTCAAGAGCGGCGTCGTTTTATCCCCCGAGCAAGTCgcagaaagagagagcatCGTCTTCTGGAGCCCCATAATCCGCAATAACCGTGGAAACAAGGTAGTCCATCTCGAATTTGCCGAGAGCTACGGCCATGCCATGAGCTGCTGCGATTCACACGAcaaactcatcatcgtcgatgGCCTCAAGCATACCCGGTTTATTTGCTCTCGCGTTCCCGGCCGTCTGACTCCCATCAAGATGCTCCTCTGGGAGGGTGCCCAGCCGATCGATGCCATACGCGCATGGTTTGCCGCAATGGAAATCGCATGGCTCATGGAAGATGGTGGTGTCTACACGCAGAAACTGGATGAACTCTTCTGCGATGCTGGCGTCGAAGGCAACGGCAGAAAGTTTAGCATTGCCGGCAAGGACAGAGACAGCGAGTTTGTGCCACAGTTCAACAGCTCGAAGCTCTGGGACGAGTTGGTGCAGAAGGGGTGGAATCTTGAGACGCAGGCTTTGGAGACTACGGCTCCTGTTCGGCTGCAGATACGGAAGAGGCGAGCCAAGGATTTGTAG
- a CDS encoding mitochondrial calcium uniporter domain-containing protein — MLASCTGARAVFRALPLVSGGQRQRSLQLFRQTGHQCRFQLPVRHFTASQSVREDEATEKAKRLHEKSDELEHHDTERHKLQKQADDRPWHRLSGSKQYKETSPDPSRGDDSKGRLLTTPTRLLKLILPMPFHPEQDTINEVEEGTHKDNGKRIEPLALLAEIPPLQVNGRERLPDIIFRAEADHEESPGKSNEDHGKSNVASYSGLGREGPTKDKEANWVRWSGSTEVGDFIRDAARGREFAINIEGFSKELRVAVPSFKDRTHYMRLQLRRMSRNIDQMAKIKSECDLLAHKGAHRLAQGGFAALAGWWGVVYYVTFHTDFGWDLVEPITYLAGLATIMGGYLWFLFISRDLSYKAAMNVTVSRRQHALYQERGFDPQKWEHLVHEANALRREIKAVATEYDVDWDEMKDLGGQSVKKILEKEKNGKKKKEDIDEEADEEADEGVQMEKKGKEEQHSDSHKKE, encoded by the exons ATGTTGGCTTCATGTACCGGCGCGAGAGCCGTGTTCCGCGCCCTGCCGCTGGTTTCCGGAGGACAAAGGCAGAGATCACTGCAATTGTTCAGACAGACTGGCCATCAGTGCAGATTTCAACTTCCCGTGAGACATTTTACGGCGTCTCAGAGTGTCCGTGAGGACGAGGCAACGGAAAAGGCGAAACGGCTACATGAGAAGAGCGACGAGTTGGAACACCATGACACCGAGCGCCATAAATTGCAGAAACAGGCAGACGATAGACCCTGGCATCGGCTGAGTGGGAGCAAGCAATACAAGGAGACATCGCCAGATCCCTCTAGAGGAGACGATTCAAAGG GACGACTGCTTACGACACCAACCCGCTTGCTGAAGCTCATTTTACCCATGCCGTTCCACCCCGAGCAAGATACCATAAACGAGGTCGAAGAAGGAACGCACAAAGACAACGGAAAGAGGATAGAACCACTGGCGCTTCTG GCCGAGATCCCTCCATTGCAGGTCAACGGTCGCGAAAGGCTGCCCGACATCATCTTTCGGGCTGAAGCCGACCACGAAGAATCCCCAGGAAAATCGAACGAAGACCATGGCAAAAGTAATGTGGCGTCGTATTCTGGCCTAGGTCGCGAGGGCCCTACAAAGGACAAAGAGGCAAATTGGGTTCGATGGAGTGGCAGCACCGAAGTTGGAGATTTCATCCGAGATGCGGCTCGTGGACGAGAGTTTGCCATTAACATTGAGGGATTCAGCAAGGAGCTGCGGGTAGCTGTGCCCAGTTTCAAAGATCGAACGCATTACATGAGATTGCAGTTGCGGCGGATGTCGAGAAATATCGATCaaatggccaagatcaagTCGGAGTGCGATCTTTTGGCGCACAAGGGAGCCCATCGTCTGGCACAGGGAGGCTTTGCTGCTCTGGCTGGTTGGTGGGGCGTCGTCTACTATGTTACTTTTCATACGGATTTTGGATGGGATCTCGTAGAGCCCATCACGTACTTGGCTGGATTGGCGACCATCATGGGCGGATACCTGTggttcctcttcatcagccgGGATTTAAGCTACAAGGCGGCGATGAATGTGACAGTCTCAAGACGGCAGCACGCGCTGTATCAGGAGCGAGGATTCGATCCGCAGAAGTGGGAGCACTTGGTGCACGAGGCCAATGCTCTGCGGCGAGAGATTAAGGCGGTGGCGACAGAGTACGATGTTGACTGGGACGAGATGAAGGATCTTGGGGGACAAAGTGTCAAGAAGATTTtagaaaaggagaagaatggcaagaagaagaaggaggatattgatgaggaggctgatgaagaagctgatgaaggggtgcagatggaaaagaagggcaaagAGGAGCAGCATTCGGATTCGCATAAGAAGGAATGA
- a CDS encoding acetyltransferase (GNAT) domain-containing protein: protein MAPQLLHLPDGQTFTVTPVFAGLGFKSHEMNMHPNAFPIGWNVVLHTEEEVESPFAAADNDAEDLPSDPSRPPSRKTRVHPFIRPTLQNDTLFISSISNPSNSDFKPAASPTRQIAMMMWVTLYWYFHQPQPLPQLHTEAAKDTPDNAKPNGEWRINIKREGVLRGRNLIPKLERMGLIAAGDTSCGTGLDDSGDEWARMYVSRRMFWQIPGHLFLFTLQPTQKANSSVPGSPVNSRPSSPVRGESSFTHYLSIDGLTRLDSDLPGGPMPTSVPQTPAVPIGPFYSTSHLPTYFPPPPLQYTFSDGVRHPVRPKPHRMGEIFYSRFVPSVGKYLSFRVASTSTKPVPYLGPVGSSNNSQEHAHLTGMTDIELLKMWMAKPRVSEFWGEYKPGFLEGVLKLRHSFPVIASWDGIPFGYFEIYWVKEDILGRHLANVAGDFDRGIHVFVGEEWARGRVPQWLTSLVHWCFIADNRTMSVCLEPRVDNERMLRHLDEAGFGKERQISFPHKQSWYVRLWRDTWEGPAF, encoded by the exons ATGGCGccgcagctgctgcatctgccagATGGCCAGACCTTCACCGTCACGCCCGTCTTCGCCGGGCTGGGCTTCAAGAGCCACGAGATGAACATGCACCCCAATGCCTTCCCCATCGGCTGGAACGTCGTCCTGCAcaccgaagaagaagttgaatCGCCatttgccgccgccgacaaCGACGCAGAAGATCTACCCTCGGATCCTTCACGGCCGCCCTCGCGTAAGACTCGAGTACATCCCTTTATTCGCCCGACGCTGCAAAACGACaccctcttcatctcgtccatctcgaACCCGTCCAACTCCGACTTCAAGCCTGCTGCTAGTCCAACGAGGCAgattgccatgatgatgtggGTGACGTTGTACTGGTACTTTCACCAGCCGCAGCCTCTCCCACAGCTTCATACCGAGGCGGCGAAGGATACACCGGACAATGCGAAGCCCAATGGCGAGTGGAGGATCAACATCAAGCGGGAGGGCGTGCTTCGCGGGCGCAATTTGATTCCTAAGCTGGAGCGCATGGGCCTGATTGCCGCTGGCGATACTTCATGCGGCACCGGCCTCGACGATAGCGGCGATGAGTGGGCGCGCATGTATGTCTCGAGACGCATGTTCTGGCAGATCCCCGGCCACCTGTTCCTCTTTACGCTGCAACCGACACAAAAGGCCAACTCGTCCGTCCCTGGATCGCCCGTGAATAGTCGTCCGAGCTCTCCCGTGCGAGGCGAGTCTTCCTTTACCCACTATCTGTCCATTGATGGCCTCACTCGTCTCGATAGCGACCTGCCGGGCGGGCCTATGCCGACCAGCGTTCCTCAGACCCCTGCCGTTCCAATTGGGCCCTTTTATTCGACCTCGCATCTCCCGACGTactttcctcctcctccgctgCAGTACACCTTCTCAGACGGCGTTCGACATCCCGTGCGGCCGAAGCCTCATAGAATGGGAGAGATCTTCTACTCACGCTTCGTCCCTAGTGTTGGCAAATACCTGTCATTCCGCGTCGCCTCCACGTCAACCAAGCCAGTGCCGTATCTGGGCCCCGTTGGGAGCAGTAACAATTCCCAGGAGCACGCACACTTGACCGGCATGACGGACATTGAGCTTCTGAAGATGTGGATGGCGAAGCCCCGCGTCAGCGAGTTCTGGGGCGAATACAAGCCCGGGTTTTTGGAGGGCGTGCTCAAGCTGCGGCACTCGTTTCCCGTCATCGCCTCGTGGGATGGTATTCCCTTTGGATACTTTGAGATTTACTGGGTGAAGGAGGATATTCTCGGACGGCACTTGGCGAATGTTGCGGGGGACTTTGATCGTGGGATACATGTCTTTGTTGGTGAGGAGTGGGCGAGGGGTCGAGTGCCGCAGTGGTTGACGAGTCTTGTGCATTGGTGCTTTATAGCTGATAACCGGACTATGAGCGTGTGTCTGGAGCCGCGGGTTGATAACGAGAG GATGCTGCGGCATTTGGATGAGGCGGGCTTTGGCAAGGAGAGGCAGATTTCGTTTCCGCATAAACAGTCGTGGTATGTCAGGCTGTGGCGGGATACGTGGGAGGGGCCAGCATtctga